From a region of the Dickeya poaceiphila genome:
- the argC gene encoding N-acetyl-gamma-glutamyl-phosphate reductase has product MLNTLIVGASGYTGAELALYLNRHPQMNITALAVSAQSVDAGKRISDLHPQLKGIIDLPVQPLTDVAEAAKGVDVVFLATDHKVSHDLAPQFLNAGCTVFDLSGAFRVQDPEFYTRYYGFEHQHADWLAQAVYGLAEWQADRIKQARLIAVPGCYPTASQLALKPLVEGGLLNPNQWPVIDATSGVSGAGRKASMTNSFCEVSLQPYGIFNHRHHPEIATHLGIPVIFTPHLGNFPRGILATITCRLQPGVTAQDVAEAYHNAYHDKPLVRLYEKGVPALKSVVGLPFCDIGFVVQDDHLIVVATEDNLLKGAAAQAVQCMNIRFGFPETQSLL; this is encoded by the coding sequence ATGCTGAATACGTTGATCGTTGGTGCAAGTGGCTATACCGGCGCTGAGCTGGCCTTGTACCTGAACCGTCACCCGCAGATGAACATAACCGCTTTGGCGGTGTCCGCGCAAAGCGTTGATGCGGGAAAACGCATTTCCGACCTGCACCCTCAGCTTAAAGGCATTATTGACTTACCGGTGCAGCCGCTGACCGATGTGGCCGAGGCGGCGAAAGGTGTTGACGTGGTATTTCTGGCTACCGACCACAAGGTGAGCCACGATCTGGCACCGCAATTCCTGAACGCCGGTTGTACCGTGTTCGACCTTTCCGGCGCATTTCGCGTGCAGGACCCTGAATTTTATACCCGCTACTACGGCTTCGAGCACCAGCACGCCGACTGGCTGGCACAGGCGGTGTACGGTCTGGCGGAGTGGCAGGCGGATCGCATCAAACAGGCGCGGCTTATTGCCGTGCCGGGTTGCTATCCGACCGCGTCTCAACTGGCATTAAAACCGTTGGTGGAAGGTGGTTTGCTGAACCCGAACCAGTGGCCGGTGATCGATGCCACCAGCGGCGTCAGCGGCGCTGGCCGTAAAGCCAGCATGACCAACAGCTTCTGTGAAGTCAGCCTGCAACCGTATGGCATCTTCAATCATCGTCATCATCCGGAAATCGCCACCCATCTCGGCATTCCGGTGATTTTCACCCCGCATCTGGGCAACTTCCCGCGCGGTATTCTGGCGACAATTACCTGCCGCCTGCAGCCGGGCGTCACTGCGCAGGATGTGGCGGAAGCCTACCACAACGCTTATCACGACAAACCGCTGGTACGGTTGTATGAAAAAGGCGTTCCGGCGCTGAAATCGGTGGTTGGGCTGCCGTTCTGCGATATCGGCTTCGTGGTGCAAGACGATCACCTGATCGTGGTCGCTACCGAAGATAACCTGCTCAAAGGCGCGGCGGCGCAGGCGGTACAGTGCATGAACATTCGCTTCGGTTTCCCTGAAACCCAATCCTTACTCTGA
- the metE gene encoding 5-methyltetrahydropteroyltriglutamate--homocysteine S-methyltransferase: MAILNHTLGFPRVGLRRELKKAQESYWAGNSTQDDLLAVGRELRARHWQQQKDAGVELLPVGDFAWYDHVLTTSLLLGNVPARHQNADGSVNLDTLFRIGRGRAPTGEPAAAAEMTKWFNTNYHYMVPEFTKGQQFALTWTQLLDEVDEALALGHQVKPVLLGPVTYLWLGKVKGEAFNRLDLLSAVLPVYQQVLAGLAKRGIEWVQIDEPLLALELDDEWKAAFKPAYDALQGQVKLLLTTYFDSIGQNLDVIKALPVQGLHVDLVHGKDDAASLNAQLPADWVLSLGVINGRNVWRADLASWFARLQPLLGKRTLWLGSSCSLLHSPIDLSVETRLDEEVKSWFAFAIQKCQELALLTRALNSGNGDELVAYSAPIRARQTSARVNNPEVAKRLATITAQDSQRQNPYPVRAQAQRARFQLPDWPTTTIGSFPQTTEIRSLRLDFKQGRLDGQNYRTGIAEHIKQAIVEQERLELDVLVHGEAERNDMVEYFGEHLDGFVFTQNGWVQSYGSRCVKPPVVIGDISRPEPITVEWAKYAQSLTSKPVKGMLTGPVTILCWSFPREDVSRETIAKQIALALRDEVADLEQAGIGIIQIDEPALREGLPLHRSDWAAYLAWAVDAFRLNAAVAKDDTQIHTHMCYCEFNDIMDSIAALDADVITIETSRSDMELLESFEEFEYPNEIGPGVYDIHSPNVPSVEWIEALLRKAAQRIPAERLWVNPDCGLKTRGWPETRQSLANMVQAARRLRETAE, translated from the coding sequence ATGGCAATTTTAAATCACACTCTCGGTTTTCCGCGCGTCGGTCTGCGTCGTGAACTGAAAAAAGCACAGGAAAGCTATTGGGCAGGGAACAGCACGCAGGACGATCTGCTGGCCGTGGGCCGTGAGCTGCGTGCCCGTCACTGGCAGCAGCAGAAAGACGCCGGCGTGGAACTGCTGCCGGTGGGCGACTTCGCCTGGTACGATCATGTGCTGACCACCAGCTTGCTGTTGGGAAATGTACCTGCCCGTCACCAGAATGCGGATGGTTCCGTTAATCTGGATACCCTGTTTCGTATTGGCCGTGGCCGTGCTCCAACCGGTGAACCCGCCGCCGCCGCTGAAATGACCAAATGGTTTAACACCAACTATCACTACATGGTGCCGGAATTCACCAAAGGCCAGCAGTTCGCGCTGACCTGGACCCAACTGTTGGATGAAGTCGATGAGGCATTAGCGCTGGGTCACCAAGTGAAGCCCGTGCTGCTCGGCCCGGTGACCTACCTGTGGCTGGGTAAAGTTAAAGGCGAAGCCTTTAACCGTCTGGATCTGCTAAGCGCCGTGCTGCCGGTGTATCAGCAGGTGCTGGCCGGACTGGCTAAACGCGGCATCGAGTGGGTGCAGATTGACGAACCGCTGCTGGCGCTGGAACTGGACGACGAATGGAAAGCGGCATTTAAACCAGCTTACGATGCGCTGCAAGGGCAGGTGAAATTGCTGCTGACCACCTATTTTGACAGCATCGGCCAGAATCTGGACGTGATTAAGGCGCTGCCGGTGCAAGGTCTGCATGTCGATTTGGTGCACGGCAAAGATGACGCCGCGTCGCTGAACGCACAGTTGCCGGCTGACTGGGTGTTGTCGCTGGGCGTAATCAATGGTCGTAATGTATGGCGTGCCGATCTGGCGAGCTGGTTTGCGCGTCTGCAACCGCTGCTGGGTAAACGTACGCTGTGGCTGGGTAGCTCCTGTTCTTTGCTGCACAGCCCAATTGATCTCAGCGTTGAAACCCGTCTGGATGAAGAAGTAAAAAGCTGGTTTGCCTTTGCCATTCAGAAGTGTCAGGAACTGGCGCTGCTGACCCGTGCGCTCAATAGCGGCAATGGCGATGAACTGGTGGCATATAGCGCACCGATCCGCGCCCGCCAGACGTCTGCTCGTGTTAACAACCCGGAGGTGGCGAAGCGCCTGGCGACGATCACCGCACAGGACAGCCAGCGTCAGAATCCGTACCCGGTTCGTGCACAAGCGCAGCGTGCGCGTTTCCAGCTACCAGACTGGCCGACCACCACCATCGGTTCGTTCCCGCAGACCACCGAAATTCGCAGTCTGCGTCTGGATTTCAAGCAGGGTCGTCTGGATGGTCAGAACTACCGTACCGGCATTGCCGAGCACATCAAACAGGCGATTGTGGAGCAGGAACGTCTGGAACTGGATGTATTGGTGCACGGCGAAGCCGAGCGTAACGATATGGTGGAATATTTCGGCGAGCATCTGGATGGCTTTGTGTTCACCCAGAACGGTTGGGTACAGAGCTACGGTTCCCGTTGCGTGAAACCGCCGGTAGTGATTGGCGATATCAGCCGTCCGGAACCAATCACGGTTGAGTGGGCGAAGTATGCCCAGTCACTGACCAGCAAGCCGGTGAAAGGTATGTTGACGGGGCCGGTCACCATTCTGTGCTGGTCTTTCCCACGTGAAGATGTCAGCCGTGAAACCATTGCTAAGCAGATTGCGCTGGCGCTGCGCGACGAAGTGGCGGATCTGGAGCAGGCCGGTATCGGCATCATTCAGATTGACGAACCGGCGCTGCGTGAAGGCTTGCCGTTGCACCGCTCTGACTGGGCGGCTTATCTGGCGTGGGCTGTTGATGCGTTCCGCCTGAATGCGGCGGTAGCGAAAGATGATACTCAGATTCACACCCACATGTGTTACTGCGAATTCAACGACATCATGGATTCCATTGCTGCACTGGATGCGGACGTGATCACCATCGAAACCTCGCGTTCCGACATGGAACTGCTGGAATCGTTCGAAGAGTTCGAGTACCCGAATGAAATCGGCCCAGGCGTGTACGACATTCACTCGCCGAACGTGCCGAGCGTCGAGTGGATTGAAGCGCTGCTGCGTAAAGCGGCTCAGCGTATTCCGGCAGAACGCCTGTGGGTGAATCCAGACTGCGGCCTGAAAACCCGCGGCTGGCCAGAAACCCGTCAGTCACTGGCGAACATGGTGCAGGCAGCCAGGCGCCTGCGCGAAACAGCGGAATGA
- a CDS encoding dienelactone hydrolase family protein, whose product MKTDALLTLRETTRAFSPAVMPLASSAIITDATGLIAGETTIPSQGDNLPAYVARPEQAADPLPIVLVVQEIFGVHEHIRDVCRRLAKQGYLAIAPELYFRQGDPQQYNDIPTLMHELVSKVPDNQVLSDLDHTAHWAVRQGGDAKRLAITGFCWGGRISWLYAAHNPQLKAAVAWYGKLVAEKTLTSPQHPVDVAKDLSAPVLGLYGGQDKSIPLEQVETMRQALRAANADAEIVVYPDADHAFHADYRATYHEASAKDGWQRMLAWFARYGVV is encoded by the coding sequence ATGAAAACCGATGCGTTACTGACTCTCAGAGAGACCACACGGGCATTTTCGCCAGCCGTTATGCCGCTGGCTTCTTCCGCGATTATCACCGACGCCACCGGGCTGATTGCTGGTGAAACCACCATCCCCTCGCAAGGTGATAACCTACCTGCTTATGTCGCCAGGCCCGAACAGGCAGCCGACCCACTACCGATTGTCTTGGTGGTACAGGAAATCTTTGGCGTGCATGAGCATATCCGCGATGTGTGCCGACGACTGGCTAAACAAGGTTATCTGGCCATCGCACCAGAACTTTATTTCCGTCAGGGCGACCCGCAGCAGTACAACGATATTCCGACGCTGATGCACGAACTGGTCAGCAAGGTACCGGACAATCAGGTGCTGTCCGACCTTGACCATACCGCACATTGGGCAGTGCGTCAGGGCGGCGATGCCAAACGTCTGGCGATTACCGGTTTCTGCTGGGGCGGTCGCATCAGTTGGTTGTACGCCGCACATAATCCGCAGTTAAAAGCCGCCGTCGCCTGGTATGGCAAACTGGTTGCGGAAAAAACGCTAACCTCGCCGCAACATCCGGTGGATGTGGCGAAAGATCTGAGCGCACCGGTACTCGGACTTTATGGTGGGCAGGACAAAAGCATCCCGCTGGAACAGGTGGAAACCATGCGTCAGGCATTACGGGCGGCCAACGCCGATGCGGAGATCGTAGTTTATCCAGACGCGGACCATGCTTTCCACGCCGATTACCGCGCGACTTACCACGAAGCCTCAGCCAAAGACGGCTGGCAACGTATGCTGGCGTGGTTTGCACGCTACGGCGTGGTGTAA
- a CDS encoding Panacea domain-containing protein has protein sequence MAYSAISVANSLIKKAKDRGITDLTPMKLQKLVYFAHAWMLAIDDRPLINETVKAWKFGPVIDSIYHEFKTYGAKNIDSFGTEFDLIDADDSTGVPDVGFITPYVDSADTRAHSVMDAILDTYGDKSATFLSNLTHAPDSAWSITRSDHHDGSRRGFVIDNEIIKAAMKQKLGL, from the coding sequence ATGGCTTATTCTGCGATATCTGTTGCCAACTCCTTGATAAAAAAAGCAAAAGATCGAGGGATTACAGATCTCACACCAATGAAGTTACAGAAACTGGTTTATTTTGCTCATGCATGGATGCTGGCTATCGATGACCGTCCTCTAATTAACGAAACCGTGAAAGCCTGGAAATTTGGTCCTGTTATCGATTCGATTTATCACGAATTCAAAACATATGGCGCTAAAAATATTGATTCTTTTGGCACTGAATTTGATTTGATTGATGCAGATGATAGTACTGGTGTTCCTGATGTCGGATTTATTACGCCGTATGTTGATAGCGCGGATACCAGAGCACATTCCGTGATGGATGCTATTTTAGATACCTATGGCGATAAGAGCGCCACCTTCCTGTCAAATTTGACTCACGCACCGGACTCTGCCTGGAGTATTACCCGTAGTGATCATCATGATGGCAGCCGAAGAGGCTTTGTCATCGATAATGAAATTATTAAAGCTGCCATGAAACAAAAGCTTGGGTTATAG
- the udp gene encoding uridine phosphorylase, with protein sequence MSDVFHLGLTKQDLQGATLAIVPGDPARVEKIARLMENPVFLASHREFTSWRAELAGKPVIVCSTGIGGPSTSIAVEELAQLGVRTFLRVGTTGAIQPHIAVGDVLVTTAAVRLDGASLHFAPLEFPAVADFACTSALAQAANDAGATLHVGITASSDTFYPGQERYDTYSGRVVRRFQGSMAEWQSMGVLNYEMESATLLTMCASQGLRAGMVAGVIVNRTQQEIPDTATMQKAEHASVNVVLSAARKLLSA encoded by the coding sequence ATGTCCGATGTATTTCACCTCGGTTTAACAAAGCAGGATTTACAAGGGGCTACGCTGGCGATTGTGCCCGGTGATCCTGCTCGCGTAGAGAAAATCGCCCGGTTGATGGAGAACCCGGTTTTTCTGGCATCGCATAGGGAGTTTACTTCCTGGCGTGCGGAGCTGGCGGGTAAACCGGTGATTGTCTGCTCCACCGGTATTGGTGGCCCGTCCACATCGATTGCGGTGGAGGAACTGGCGCAACTGGGCGTGCGCACTTTCCTGCGGGTTGGTACAACTGGCGCTATCCAGCCGCATATTGCAGTGGGCGACGTGCTGGTCACCACAGCGGCGGTACGTCTCGACGGTGCCAGTTTGCACTTTGCGCCGCTGGAGTTCCCGGCAGTGGCGGATTTTGCCTGTACCTCCGCATTGGCGCAGGCGGCGAATGACGCCGGAGCGACCTTGCATGTCGGCATTACTGCCTCGTCGGATACTTTCTATCCGGGTCAGGAGCGTTACGATACGTATTCTGGCCGGGTAGTACGGCGTTTTCAGGGATCGATGGCTGAATGGCAGAGCATGGGCGTGCTGAACTACGAAATGGAGTCCGCCACGTTGCTGACCATGTGCGCCAGTCAGGGCCTGCGCGCCGGGATGGTAGCGGGTGTGATTGTGAACCGTACTCAGCAGGAAATACCTGATACTGCCACGATGCAAAAAGCGGAACATGCATCCGTCAATGTGGTGTTGTCGGCAGCTCGCAAACTGCTTAGTGCTTAA
- the argB gene encoding acetylglutamate kinase has translation MNPLIIKLGGVLLDSEEALERLFTALVTYRQQHQRPLVVVHGGGCVVDDLMKKLSLPVVKKNGLRVTPADQIDVITGALAGSANKTLLAWAIRHGINAVGLSLADGGSTVVTQLNDELGHVGKAEAGSPALLNTLLNAGYLPVISSIGITAGGELMNVNADQAATALAQTLGADLILLSDVSGILDGKGQRIAEMTAGKAEELIEQGIITDGMIVKVNAALDAARALGRPVDIASWRHAEQLPALFNGVSIGTRILA, from the coding sequence ATGAACCCGTTAATTATCAAATTAGGTGGCGTATTACTGGATAGCGAAGAGGCGCTGGAGCGCCTGTTCACCGCGCTGGTGACTTATCGTCAACAGCATCAGCGTCCGCTGGTTGTCGTGCATGGCGGCGGTTGTGTTGTGGACGACCTGATGAAGAAGCTGTCGTTGCCGGTGGTCAAGAAAAACGGCCTGCGCGTAACGCCAGCGGACCAAATCGACGTTATTACCGGCGCGCTGGCCGGTTCCGCCAATAAAACCCTGCTGGCCTGGGCGATTCGTCACGGTATCAATGCAGTCGGTTTGAGTCTGGCGGATGGTGGCAGCACCGTGGTCACGCAACTCAACGACGAACTGGGGCACGTGGGGAAAGCGGAAGCGGGTTCCCCGGCGCTGCTCAATACCTTGTTGAATGCCGGTTATCTGCCGGTCATCAGTTCCATCGGTATTACTGCTGGCGGTGAATTGATGAACGTCAACGCCGATCAGGCTGCCACCGCGCTGGCGCAGACACTGGGTGCCGATCTGATCCTGCTGTCCGATGTTAGCGGTATTCTGGACGGCAAAGGTCAACGCATTGCGGAAATGACCGCCGGTAAAGCGGAAGAGCTGATTGAGCAGGGTATTATTACCGATGGCATGATCGTCAAGGTCAATGCGGCGCTGGACGCAGCGCGTGCGCTGGGTCGTCCGGTCGATATC
- a CDS encoding tyrosine-protein phosphatase has product MTSSSLLHPSLLPLDGGVNFRDLGGIRVAGGRQVRRGKLFRSGALDMLSERDIDHLASVPVAHVVDYRDQDEAALRPDRLWSGARYHPVPANPLRHEVTASLETLGSEKLEAFDSRAFMLELYRRLPFGNPAYQHLVALLRQPDDGALVQHCAVGKDRTGIGCALVLFALGADEQTVMEDYLVTESTLTPFRRQLLEDLASSLSEKALKRFDFVLSAREEFLVTALHTIRDRYGSVDNWLAQDYGLDASSRDALREKYLA; this is encoded by the coding sequence ATGACCTCATCCTCATTACTGCATCCCTCGTTGCTGCCGCTTGATGGTGGCGTTAATTTTCGTGATTTGGGCGGCATCCGCGTGGCGGGTGGACGACAGGTCCGGCGTGGCAAACTGTTTCGCTCCGGTGCGCTGGATATGTTGAGCGAGCGAGATATCGACCATCTCGCCAGTGTGCCGGTGGCGCATGTGGTGGATTATCGTGATCAGGACGAAGCGGCGCTGCGGCCTGACCGACTGTGGTCTGGCGCTCGCTATCATCCGGTACCGGCCAACCCGTTGCGGCATGAAGTGACCGCCAGCCTGGAAACTCTGGGGTCGGAAAAACTTGAAGCGTTTGATTCCCGCGCTTTTATGCTGGAGTTGTATCGCCGTTTACCGTTTGGCAATCCGGCGTATCAACATCTGGTGGCGTTGCTGCGCCAGCCTGACGATGGTGCGCTGGTGCAACATTGCGCGGTGGGTAAGGATCGGACCGGCATCGGTTGCGCGCTGGTGTTGTTTGCACTGGGTGCAGATGAGCAGACGGTGATGGAAGACTATCTGGTCACGGAGTCTACGCTTACCCCGTTTCGCCGTCAGTTGCTGGAAGATTTGGCATCGAGTCTGAGCGAGAAGGCGCTGAAACGCTTTGATTTCGTGCTTTCCGCCCGTGAAGAGTTTCTGGTGACGGCGTTGCATACTATCCGTGACAGATATGGTTCAGTGGATAACTGGCTGGCGCAGGATTATGGTCTGGATGCCTCGTCGCGTGATGCGCTGCGAGAGAAGTATCTGGCGTAG
- the ppc gene encoding phosphoenolpyruvate carboxylase yields MNEQYSAMRSNVSMLGKLLGDTIKDALGANILERVETIRKLSKASRAGSETHRQALLTTLQNLSNDELLPVARAFSQFLNLTNTAEQYHSISPHGEAASNPEALATVFRNLKSRDNLSDKDIRDAVESLSIELVLTAHPTEITRRTLIHKLVEVNTCLKQLDHDDLADYERHQIMRRLRQLIAQYWHTDEIRKIRPTPVDEAKWGFAVVENSLWDGVPAFLRELDEQMDRELGYRLPVDSVPVRFTSWMGGDRDGNPNVTAEVTRRVLLLSRWKAADLFLRDVQVLVSELSMTTCTPELQQLAGGEDVQEPYRELMKTLREQLVTTLDYLDARLKGEQRLAPNDLLVTNEQLWEPLYACYQSLHACGMGIIADGQLLNTLRRVRCFGVPLVRIDIRQESTRHTEALAEITRYLGLGDYESWSESDKQAFLIRELNSKRPLLPRQWEPSTDTQEVLETCRVIAETPRNAIAAYVISMARTPSDVLAVHLLLKEAGCPYALPVAPLFETLDDLNNADSVMTQLLNIDWYRGFIQGKQMVMIGYSDSAKDAGVMAASWAQYRAQDALIKTCEKYGIALTLFHGRGGSIGRGGAPAHAALLSQPPGSLKGGLRVTEQGEMIRFKFGLPEVTISSLSLYTSAILEANLQPPPEPKPEWHHIMDELSCISCDMYRGYVRENPDFVPYFRAATPELELGKLPLGSRPAKRRPNGGVESLRAIPWIFAWTQNRLMLPAWLGAGAALQHVIDNGHQNQLEAMCRDWPFFSTRIAMLEMVFAKADLWLAEYYDQRLVDETLWPLGKQLREQLEKDIKAVLTISNDDHLMADLPWIAESIALRNVYTDPLNVLQAELLHRSRQQDTLDPQVEQALMVTIAGVAAGMRNTG; encoded by the coding sequence ATGAATGAACAATATTCCGCTATGCGGAGCAATGTCAGTATGCTGGGTAAGCTACTCGGCGACACTATCAAGGATGCACTGGGTGCCAACATCCTTGAGCGTGTTGAAACTATCCGCAAGCTGTCCAAAGCCTCGCGCGCTGGCAGTGAGACACATCGTCAGGCGTTGCTGACCACACTGCAGAACCTGTCTAACGACGAACTGCTGCCGGTTGCCCGTGCATTCAGCCAGTTTCTTAACCTGACCAACACCGCCGAGCAATACCACAGCATTTCTCCCCACGGCGAAGCGGCCAGCAACCCGGAAGCGCTGGCAACGGTGTTTCGCAACCTGAAAAGCCGCGACAATCTGAGTGACAAAGACATCCGCGATGCAGTGGAGTCTCTGTCTATTGAGCTGGTGCTGACCGCGCACCCAACTGAAATCACCCGCCGTACGCTGATCCACAAACTGGTTGAAGTGAATACCTGCCTCAAGCAGCTCGACCACGACGACCTGGCCGACTACGAACGCCACCAGATCATGCGCCGCCTGCGCCAGTTAATCGCCCAGTACTGGCATACCGATGAAATCCGCAAAATCCGCCCGACGCCGGTAGACGAAGCCAAATGGGGCTTCGCGGTGGTGGAAAACAGCCTGTGGGATGGGGTGCCGGCGTTTCTGCGCGAACTTGATGAACAGATGGACAGGGAACTCGGCTATCGCCTGCCGGTGGATTCGGTGCCGGTACGCTTCACCTCCTGGATGGGCGGCGACCGCGACGGCAACCCGAATGTGACCGCCGAAGTCACCCGCCGTGTGCTATTGCTGAGCCGCTGGAAAGCCGCTGATCTGTTCCTGCGCGACGTGCAGGTGCTGGTGTCTGAACTGTCGATGACCACCTGTACGCCAGAACTGCAACAACTGGCGGGCGGCGAGGACGTGCAGGAACCTTATCGAGAACTGATGAAAACACTGCGTGAGCAGTTGGTCACCACTCTGGACTATCTGGATGCACGGTTGAAAGGTGAACAACGGCTTGCCCCCAACGATCTGCTGGTCACCAACGAGCAGCTATGGGAACCGCTGTACGCCTGTTATCAATCGCTACATGCCTGTGGCATGGGCATTATCGCCGATGGTCAGTTGCTCAATACTCTGCGCCGGGTGCGCTGTTTCGGCGTGCCGTTGGTACGTATTGATATACGCCAGGAGAGCACTCGTCATACCGAGGCGCTGGCGGAAATCACCCGCTATCTTGGGCTGGGAGATTACGAAAGCTGGTCGGAATCCGACAAGCAGGCGTTCCTGATCCGTGAGCTAAACTCCAAGCGTCCGCTGCTGCCGCGTCAGTGGGAACCGAGTACCGACACGCAGGAAGTGCTGGAAACCTGCCGGGTGATCGCCGAAACACCGCGTAACGCTATCGCCGCCTACGTTATCTCGATGGCACGCACGCCGTCCGACGTGTTGGCGGTGCATTTGCTGCTAAAAGAAGCCGGTTGCCCGTACGCACTGCCGGTAGCGCCGCTGTTCGAAACACTGGACGACCTGAATAATGCCGACAGCGTCATGACCCAGTTGCTCAATATTGACTGGTATCGCGGCTTCATTCAGGGCAAACAAATGGTGATGATCGGCTATTCCGATTCCGCCAAAGACGCCGGGGTAATGGCCGCCTCCTGGGCGCAGTACCGCGCACAAGACGCGCTAATCAAGACCTGCGAAAAATACGGTATCGCGTTGACGTTGTTCCATGGTCGCGGCGGCTCCATTGGCCGTGGCGGTGCACCGGCCCATGCGGCACTGCTCTCTCAACCGCCCGGCAGCCTGAAAGGTGGCCTGCGTGTGACCGAGCAAGGCGAGATGATCCGCTTCAAGTTCGGCCTGCCGGAAGTCACCATCAGCAGCCTGTCGCTCTACACTTCCGCTATTCTGGAAGCCAACCTGCAGCCGCCGCCGGAACCGAAGCCGGAGTGGCATCACATCATGGATGAACTGTCGTGTATTTCCTGCGATATGTACCGTGGTTATGTGCGAGAAAACCCGGACTTCGTGCCTTACTTCCGTGCTGCCACACCGGAGCTGGAACTGGGGAAACTGCCGTTAGGGTCGCGTCCGGCCAAGCGTCGGCCAAACGGCGGCGTGGAAAGCCTGCGCGCGATTCCGTGGATTTTCGCCTGGACGCAGAACCGCCTGATGCTTCCGGCCTGGCTGGGGGCTGGCGCTGCGTTGCAGCATGTTATCGACAACGGTCATCAGAACCAGTTGGAAGCCATGTGTCGAGACTGGCCATTCTTCTCTACCCGCATCGCTATGTTGGAAATGGTGTTCGCCAAGGCTGACCTGTGGCTGGCGGAATATTACGATCAACGATTAGTGGACGAGACATTGTGGCCGCTCGGTAAACAGTTGCGTGAACAGTTGGAAAAAGACATCAAAGCGGTGTTGACCATCTCCAACGACGACCACCTGATGGCCGATCTGCCGTGGATTGCCGAATCGATCGCGTTGCGCAACGTCTACACCGACCCGCTCAACGTATTGCAGGCAGAATTACTGCACCGTTCACGTCAGCAAGACACGTTGGACCCACAGGTAGAACAGGCGCTGATGGTCACCATCGCTGGCGTCGCTGCCGGGATGCGTAATACCGGTTAA
- the argE gene encoding acetylornithine deacetylase: protein MKMNLPPFMELYRALIATPSISATERALDQSNETLINLLAGWFSDLGFHVDVQPVPGTFNKFNLLARLGEGNGGLLLAGHTDTVPFDEGRWTRDPFTLTEHDNKLYGLGTADMKGFFAFILDALRDVDASKLTKPLYILATADEETTMAGAKYFSESTGIRPDCAIIGEPTSLQPVRAHKGHMSNVVRIQGQSGHSSDPSRGVNAIELMHEAISELMGLRNTLKARYHNPAFHIPYPTMNFGHIHGGDAANRICACCDLHMDIRPLPGMTLSDLNGLLSEALAPVSERWPGRLTISELHPPIPGYECPADHQLAQVVEKLVGQPTDVVNYCTEAPFIQELCPTLVLGPGSINQAHQPDEFIDMSFIKPTRTLITQLVHHFCQQ, encoded by the coding sequence GTGAAGATGAATTTACCCCCTTTTATGGAGCTGTACCGGGCATTGATCGCCACCCCGTCCATCAGCGCCACCGAGCGCGCTCTGGATCAAAGCAACGAAACCTTAATCAACCTGTTGGCGGGGTGGTTTAGCGACCTGGGTTTTCATGTCGATGTACAACCGGTTCCCGGCACCTTTAATAAATTCAACCTGCTGGCTCGTCTGGGTGAAGGCAATGGCGGTCTGCTGTTGGCCGGTCACACCGACACGGTGCCGTTTGACGAAGGACGCTGGACGCGCGACCCATTTACCCTTACAGAACACGACAACAAGCTCTACGGGCTAGGCACTGCCGACATGAAAGGCTTTTTCGCCTTTATTCTTGATGCGCTGCGCGATGTGGATGCCAGTAAGCTGACCAAGCCACTGTACATTCTGGCCACCGCAGATGAAGAAACGACGATGGCGGGTGCCAAGTATTTCTCCGAATCGACCGGGATTCGCCCGGATTGCGCGATTATCGGCGAACCAACCTCGCTGCAACCGGTGCGTGCCCACAAAGGCCACATGTCGAACGTCGTTCGCATTCAGGGGCAGTCCGGCCACTCCAGCGACCCGTCACGCGGCGTCAACGCCATTGAACTGATGCACGAAGCCATTTCTGAACTGATGGGGCTGCGTAACACGCTTAAAGCGCGTTACCACAACCCGGCGTTCCACATTCCTTATCCGACCATGAATTTCGGCCACATTCATGGCGGCGATGCCGCTAACCGCATTTGCGCCTGCTGTGATCTGCATATGGATATTCGCCCACTGCCGGGTATGACGCTAAGTGATCTCAATGGCCTGTTGAGTGAAGCACTGGCACCGGTCAGTGAGCGCTGGCCGGGCCGCCTGACCATCAGCGAATTGCACCCGCCGATCCCAGGCTATGAATGCCCGGCGGACCATCAACTGGCACAGGTGGTGGAAAAACTGGTGGGTCAGCCGACCGATGTGGTGAATTACTGCACCGAAGCACCGTTCATTCAGGAACTATGCCCGACGTTGGTACTCGGCCCCGGCTCTATCAATCAGGCGCATCAACCGGACGAATTTATCGACATGTCGTTTATCAAACCGACTCGTACATTGATTACCCAGTTAGTGCATCATTTCTGCCAGCAGTAA